The following are encoded in a window of Brevibacillus ruminantium genomic DNA:
- a CDS encoding transposase, translating to MANKAYKFRLYPTQEQEKLLAKTFGCVRFVYNKMLAERKETYEQFKGDKEALKKQKFPTPAKYKEEFAWLKEVDSLALANAQLNLQKAYKNFFSGRAEFPKFKNRKAGQSYTTNVVNGNIMLLDGYIKLPKLKLVKMKQHREIPSLHIVKSCTVSRTKTGKYYVSILTEYEHQPVQKEVQAVVGLDFSMNGLFVDSEEGETANYPRFYRQALEKLAKEQRILSRRKKGSSRWHKQRLKVAKLHEKIANQRKDFLHKESHKLVKLYDCVVIEDLNMKGMSQALHFGKSVADHAWGMFTTFLGYKLEEKGKKLIKIDKWFPSSKTCSCCGQVKESLSLSERKFHCDCGFVADRDWNASINIKREGLRLLALV from the coding sequence ATGGCAAACAAAGCATATAAGTTCCGTCTGTATCCAACGCAAGAACAAGAGAAACTCCTTGCCAAAACCTTCGGTTGTGTTCGTTTCGTCTACAACAAAATGTTAGCTGAACGAAAGGAAACATATGAACAATTCAAGGGTGACAAAGAAGCGCTAAAGAAACAAAAGTTTCCTACTCCTGCTAAGTATAAGGAGGAGTTTGCATGGCTCAAAGAAGTAGATAGTCTCGCATTGGCGAACGCCCAACTGAATTTGCAGAAGGCATACAAAAACTTCTTCTCTGGTCGTGCTGAATTTCCGAAGTTCAAAAACCGTAAGGCAGGACAATCCTACACAACCAATGTGGTAAACGGAAACATTATGCTTTTGGATGGCTATATCAAATTGCCGAAACTGAAACTTGTGAAAATGAAGCAACATCGGGAAATTCCGTCGCTTCATATTGTCAAGTCTTGTACGGTTTCTCGAACAAAAACAGGAAAATACTATGTTTCTATTCTCACTGAATACGAACATCAACCTGTACAAAAAGAAGTGCAAGCTGTTGTTGGCTTAGATTTTTCCATGAATGGCTTATTTGTCGATAGTGAAGAAGGTGAGACAGCCAATTACCCTCGTTTCTATCGCCAAGCCTTGGAAAAATTAGCGAAGGAGCAGCGTATTTTATCACGTAGAAAGAAAGGCTCTAGTCGTTGGCACAAACAACGTCTGAAAGTAGCGAAGCTACATGAAAAAATTGCGAACCAACGAAAGGACTTTCTCCATAAGGAATCGCACAAATTAGTGAAACTGTATGACTGCGTGGTTATCGAAGACCTCAACATGAAAGGAATGTCACAAGCACTCCATTTCGGGAAAAGCGTTGCTGATCATGCCTGGGGCATGTTCACGACATTTCTTGGGTACAAGTTAGAAGAGAAAGGGAAAAAGCTTATCAAAATAGATAAATGGTTTCCATCATCCAAAACGTGCTCATGTTGTGGTCAAGTAAAAGAGTCTCTATCCCTTTCTGAGCGTAAATTCCACTGTGATTGTGGTTTTGTGGCAGACAGAGATTGGAACGCTTCCATCAACATCAAACGGGAAGGATTACGCTTATTAGCGTTGGTATAG
- a CDS encoding class I SAM-dependent methyltransferase: MKQRKKRRGNYGIDAPIVVRNLSLIGAGLLLLGAGAIVTFSGRLQWLGKVVGLVCLISFLILAAEVLYMIWSSKVGKFRERERLLDLVAIRGDEKVLDVGCGRGLVLNAAARRLTTGRAVGVDIWNKQDQSGNDPDATRRNAVIEGVAERVEIVDGDARNMPFADNEFDVVVSSLAIHNIPGSEERFRAITEMMRVLKPGGRFAVLDFQHVREYADAFEQLGAADVRIIGPHWLMFPPVRIVTGRKETERNGSLIHHL; this comes from the coding sequence ATGAAGCAACGTAAAAAACGGCGAGGAAACTACGGGATTGATGCTCCGATCGTCGTACGTAACCTGTCACTGATTGGAGCTGGACTTCTTCTTCTTGGCGCCGGGGCAATTGTCACGTTTTCGGGACGGCTGCAATGGCTGGGGAAAGTAGTGGGTCTCGTTTGCTTGATCTCCTTTCTTATCTTAGCTGCCGAGGTTTTGTACATGATATGGAGCAGCAAAGTAGGCAAATTTCGCGAGCGGGAGAGACTGCTTGATCTTGTGGCAATTCGCGGCGACGAAAAGGTCCTGGATGTCGGATGCGGACGGGGACTTGTTCTAAATGCTGCGGCCCGCAGGCTAACCACAGGACGAGCGGTCGGCGTCGATATTTGGAACAAGCAGGACCAATCTGGGAACGATCCTGACGCGACGCGGAGAAACGCCGTTATCGAAGGAGTGGCCGAACGAGTGGAAATCGTGGACGGCGATGCGAGGAACATGCCGTTTGCGGATAACGAGTTCGATGTCGTCGTCTCCAGCCTGGCCATTCATAACATTCCCGGCTCCGAGGAGCGGTTTCGGGCGATAACCGAGATGATGCGCGTGCTGAAGCCCGGTGGACGCTTCGCCGTTCTTGATTTCCAGCATGTGCGGGAGTACGCAGATGCGTTTGAACAGCTCGGCGCTGCCGACGTACGAATCATCGGGCCGCACTGGCTGATGTTTCCTCCCGTTCGGATTGTAACGGGACGGAAAGAAACGGAAAGGAATGGAAGCCTAATACATCATTTATGA
- a CDS encoding MBL fold metallo-hydrolase translates to MLTAVKSGEILQENDLVMARCTLQVPGVTLAVYSFNIDGVLIDAGSQSLFEQFQPFFEKADFDQIMLTHFHEDHTGNVAYLQQDREIPTFIHQMSTHVTEQPFRVPTYRKAFWGQPETFASQPLGKSFVSRNDIWDVIETPGHTKDHVSFYNRNRGIIFTGDLFITPKVKLVLIDENILTTLDSLKKIQAYDFADMYCCHAGHVRDAKKWIQLKIDYLEEMEGKVLALSKQGKDIHEITAELFPTPYPIITYSNTEWSPIHMVRNFLNRG, encoded by the coding sequence ATGTTAACTGCAGTAAAAAGCGGAGAAATACTGCAAGAAAATGATCTGGTAATGGCGCGGTGTACGCTGCAAGTTCCTGGTGTTACTTTGGCTGTTTACAGTTTTAATATTGACGGCGTTTTAATCGATGCGGGCTCGCAGTCATTATTTGAACAGTTTCAGCCGTTTTTTGAAAAAGCCGATTTCGACCAAATCATGCTCACCCATTTCCATGAAGACCATACAGGGAATGTTGCTTATTTACAGCAAGACCGGGAAATTCCGACCTTTATCCATCAAATGTCCACTCACGTAACGGAACAACCTTTTCGTGTACCGACGTATCGCAAAGCATTTTGGGGGCAGCCTGAGACATTTGCATCCCAACCACTCGGCAAATCATTTGTATCCCGTAACGATATATGGGACGTCATCGAAACACCCGGACACACGAAAGATCACGTCTCCTTTTATAATCGAAATCGAGGGATCATTTTCACCGGGGACCTATTTATCACACCGAAAGTAAAGCTTGTGCTGATCGATGAAAATATTCTTACGACACTCGACTCACTAAAAAAAATTCAGGCCTACGATTTTGCAGATATGTATTGCTGCCACGCTGGCCACGTAAGGGACGCGAAAAAATGGATTCAGCTCAAAATCGACTATTTAGAAGAAATGGAAGGCAAGGTACTCGCTCTTTCCAAACAAGGGAAGGATATTCACGAAATTACAGCTGAGCTATTCCCTACTCCGTATCCGATCATCACATACTCTAACACCGAGTGGTCACCCATTCATATGGTGCGTAATTTTCTAAATCGAGGATAA
- a CDS encoding response regulator: MAVFMRDRFGELPQQLFHMTNMTVIRHQPCGVILAPCTNINQQMLDQLESFVSKSETKLAAKYLFDDQNLIFAMVVEDGKFAATHYTSLIVKDFLESHGLLQGQLVVASFPECGKPTEGTVSELINLAIMARGEDKEIRLFVEQSPDQGISSILVVDPDEVVREFVTVHLELEGYKVFEAKDGAEALEKYSQVTPDLVITELNLPIVDGYQLINKIKQQSETEGKVLVLTDKQLIDHLNRSYEVGAIDYVTKPFSISELHWRIKKLGEWR; the protein is encoded by the coding sequence ATGGCGGTTTTCATGCGGGATAGGTTTGGTGAGCTACCCCAACAACTTTTTCACATGACCAATATGACCGTTATCCGTCACCAACCGTGTGGAGTGATCTTGGCACCCTGTACCAACATCAATCAACAGATGTTGGATCAGTTGGAATCGTTTGTGAGCAAAAGTGAAACGAAGCTTGCCGCCAAATATCTCTTTGACGATCAAAACCTCATTTTCGCGATGGTTGTAGAAGATGGCAAATTTGCAGCGACACATTATACGTCATTAATCGTAAAAGATTTTCTCGAAAGTCATGGCCTTCTCCAGGGACAATTGGTCGTCGCCAGTTTCCCCGAATGCGGAAAACCGACGGAGGGCACGGTGTCGGAATTAATCAATTTGGCAATAATGGCAAGAGGCGAGGATAAGGAGATTCGACTGTTTGTCGAGCAATCCCCCGATCAAGGGATTTCTTCGATCCTGGTCGTTGATCCGGACGAAGTGGTTCGCGAGTTCGTAACCGTACATCTCGAACTGGAAGGATACAAAGTATTTGAAGCCAAAGACGGCGCTGAGGCTTTGGAGAAGTATTCACAAGTAACTCCCGATTTGGTCATCACTGAATTAAATCTGCCGATCGTGGACGGATATCAATTAATCAACAAAATTAAGCAGCAGAGTGAAACCGAAGGGAAAGTGCTCGTATTAACGGACAAGCAGCTTATCGATCATCTTAACCGATCGTATGAAGTAGGAGCAATCGATTATGTGACAAAGCCCTTTTCAATCTCCGAACTTCACTGGAGAATCAAAAAACTTGGTGAATGGAGATGA
- a CDS encoding glycosyltransferase family 2 protein — MKFLEYYLQTDSFLDFLREFLLGYGYFAMYYVIVITVIYYVIFALSIRHTFPLKRGIQYNRIKKLSGSKHVPPVSLLVPAYNEEVTIIENVRSLLALNYPKYEVIVINDGSKDETFNVMIEEFKLEKINPIVADHIKTKQVRGIYHNPEYPFLYFIDKENGGKADSLNAGINLSHYPLISTIDADSLLEKDALTRIARVYMENPEDTVAVGGNVRIVNSCTVEDGIVKRVRFPKKLLPALQNVEYIKAFLGGRIGWSAINGLIIVSGAFGVFQKDKVIAVKGYRGGYPGEDMNIVIKLHRYCLENKIPYRVAFCPDAVCWTQAPDTYRILSSQRKRWGRGNLKNMIEEGIHMVFRPKYKVFGLLTLPYNIIFETLNPYVRITGLLAILGYWLLTMTDWATLVVFALVNFFSCFILSLGALFIEESAFSRYPKISDLTKMILYSFLMFFGYRQIGVWWRFMGHIDYLRNNNTWGTMVRTNFNK, encoded by the coding sequence ATGAAGTTCTTAGAGTATTACCTTCAAACCGATTCATTTCTCGATTTCCTGCGGGAGTTTCTATTGGGATACGGGTACTTCGCCATGTACTACGTGATAGTGATCACTGTGATCTATTATGTGATTTTTGCTCTGTCGATTCGCCATACCTTCCCGCTCAAAAGAGGTATTCAGTACAACCGGATTAAGAAGCTGTCCGGCTCCAAGCACGTTCCTCCGGTATCCCTACTGGTACCTGCCTATAACGAGGAAGTAACGATCATTGAGAATGTCCGATCACTTTTAGCGCTTAACTACCCAAAATATGAAGTGATCGTCATCAACGACGGATCGAAGGACGAAACGTTCAACGTGATGATCGAAGAGTTCAAGTTGGAAAAGATCAATCCGATTGTTGCTGATCATATCAAGACGAAACAAGTAAGAGGGATTTATCACAATCCAGAATATCCTTTCCTGTATTTCATCGATAAGGAAAATGGCGGAAAGGCCGACTCGCTAAACGCAGGTATTAACCTATCCCACTATCCATTGATCTCCACGATCGATGCCGATTCGCTTTTGGAGAAGGATGCTTTAACGCGGATCGCCAGAGTGTATATGGAAAATCCCGAAGATACCGTTGCGGTCGGGGGAAATGTACGAATCGTCAATAGCTGTACAGTTGAGGATGGCATCGTAAAGCGTGTAAGATTTCCCAAAAAATTGCTGCCTGCTCTGCAAAATGTTGAATATATCAAAGCGTTTCTGGGTGGACGGATTGGCTGGAGTGCCATTAATGGCTTGATTATCGTATCTGGTGCCTTCGGGGTTTTCCAAAAGGATAAAGTGATTGCCGTAAAAGGCTACCGTGGCGGATATCCTGGTGAGGACATGAATATCGTCATTAAGCTGCACCGTTATTGTCTTGAGAATAAGATCCCTTATCGCGTGGCTTTTTGCCCGGACGCGGTATGTTGGACCCAAGCTCCAGATACCTACCGTATCCTAAGCAGTCAACGGAAGCGTTGGGGGCGAGGAAATCTGAAGAACATGATCGAGGAAGGAATCCATATGGTATTCCGTCCGAAATATAAAGTATTTGGTTTATTGACGCTGCCGTACAACATTATTTTTGAGACATTAAATCCTTATGTCCGGATTACCGGATTACTCGCCATCCTCGGATATTGGCTGTTAACGATGACCGACTGGGCAACACTGGTCGTCTTTGCCTTGGTAAACTTCTTTTCCTGTTTCATTCTTAGTCTTGGTGCCCTGTTTATCGAGGAATCTGCCTTTAGCCGTTATCCCAAAATCAGTGATCTTACCAAAATGATCCTGTATTCTTTCTTGATGTTTTTCGGTTATCGTCAAATTGGCGTATGGTGGAGATTCATGGGTCACATCGACTATCTGCGTAACAACAATACGTGGGGAACAATGGTCCGCACGAATTTTAATAAATAG
- the tnpA gene encoding IS200/IS605 family transposase gives MKLDNNNHSVFLLYYHLVLVIKYRRKVMDDTISDYAKNMFVRLGESYNISLVEWNHDIDHVHILFKAHPNTEMSKFINAYKSASSRLIKKHFPQVKKKLWKEYFWSRSFCLLTTGGAPIEVIKKYIENQGVK, from the coding sequence ATGAAATTAGACAATAATAATCATTCAGTGTTCCTATTGTATTATCATCTTGTTCTGGTCATAAAATATCGCAGAAAAGTGATGGATGATACCATATCTGACTATGCAAAAAATATGTTTGTTCGATTGGGCGAAAGTTACAATATTTCCTTAGTCGAATGGAATCACGATATTGACCATGTGCATATTTTGTTCAAAGCACATCCGAATACTGAAATGTCAAAGTTTATCAATGCCTATAAAAGTGCAAGTTCACGACTTATCAAAAAGCATTTTCCACAGGTGAAAAAGAAACTGTGGAAAGAGTATTTTTGGTCAAGGAGTTTTTGTTTGCTTACAACAGGTGGTGCTCCCATTGAAGTGATAAAAAAATATATAGAAAATCAAGGTGTAAAGTGA
- a CDS encoding nucleotide sugar dehydrogenase — MNHFHIVKEKLQNKTGKIGVIGLGYVGLPLAMEMVKGGFRLYGIDLDKRKVESLLSGKSYIQDVPSTVVADAVDSGRFIPTTDYSVIQELDAISICVPTPLSENQEPDTSFIKSVVNEIKKYVKKGTLIVLESTTYPGTTEELIQLELEAIGLTAGVDLFICFSPERVDPGNRNFNTHNTPKVIGGTTERCKELGVLLYSNVVKTVVPVSSPKVAEMSKLLENTFRSINIAFVNELAMMCDKMGIDVWEVIRAASTKPFGFMPFYPGPGIGGHCIPLDPMYLSWKAKEYRFYSKFIGLAQSINDTMPEYVLHYVAQVLNIYAKSIRNSKVLILGMAYKPDVDDLRESPGLEIYELFKESGAKVQFYDPHATSFRDDQGNVVHSVKYDSSAFAGYDCMVLITNHHSFRYQELADLGVPIIDTRNAFADIKSDNIYKLGTGITKTDRKVIVGA; from the coding sequence ATGAATCACTTTCATATCGTAAAAGAAAAATTGCAGAATAAAACAGGGAAGATTGGCGTCATCGGACTGGGGTATGTCGGATTGCCGCTGGCCATGGAGATGGTAAAGGGCGGGTTTCGCTTATACGGAATTGATTTGGATAAGCGAAAAGTAGAATCCCTTTTGAGCGGCAAGTCTTACATTCAAGATGTTCCCAGCACGGTTGTTGCTGATGCCGTGGATTCCGGCAGGTTTATTCCGACGACGGACTACAGTGTCATTCAAGAGCTGGATGCGATCAGCATTTGTGTCCCCACTCCATTAAGTGAAAATCAGGAACCGGATACTTCCTTTATCAAGAGTGTTGTCAACGAAATCAAAAAATATGTGAAAAAGGGTACGTTGATTGTGCTCGAAAGTACGACATACCCAGGTACTACTGAAGAACTGATTCAATTGGAATTAGAAGCAATCGGGTTAACCGCAGGTGTCGATTTGTTCATCTGTTTTTCGCCAGAGCGTGTTGATCCAGGCAACCGAAACTTCAACACTCACAATACGCCAAAAGTGATTGGCGGCACGACGGAAAGATGCAAAGAGCTAGGTGTGCTTCTCTACAGCAATGTTGTAAAAACAGTCGTTCCGGTCTCTTCTCCAAAGGTAGCAGAAATGTCCAAATTACTGGAAAATACGTTTCGCAGCATCAATATCGCTTTTGTGAATGAATTAGCGATGATGTGCGATAAGATGGGCATTGACGTATGGGAGGTCATTCGAGCAGCTTCGACCAAACCATTTGGATTTATGCCTTTTTATCCAGGTCCCGGAATCGGGGGACATTGCATTCCGCTTGATCCGATGTATTTATCCTGGAAAGCAAAAGAATACCGGTTCTACAGCAAATTTATCGGGCTGGCACAATCGATCAATGATACGATGCCGGAATATGTTTTACATTACGTCGCTCAAGTGCTTAATATTTACGCCAAGTCCATTCGCAACTCGAAAGTGTTGATCCTGGGAATGGCGTATAAACCGGATGTTGATGATCTTCGTGAGTCACCAGGCTTGGAAATCTATGAATTGTTCAAAGAAAGCGGCGCAAAGGTTCAATTCTACGATCCGCATGCCACTTCTTTCCGGGATGACCAGGGAAACGTTGTACATTCGGTCAAATATGACAGCTCCGCATTTGCCGGATATGACTGTATGGTATTGATTACCAACCATCACAGCTTCCGTTATCAGGAATTAGCTGATCTGGGCGTGCCGATCATTGATACACGCAATGCTTTCGCGGATATCAAGTCTGACAACATCTATAAATTAGGGACGGGCATCACGAAAACCGACAGGAAGGTTATTGTAGGGGCTTAA